In Gracilinanus agilis isolate LMUSP501 unplaced genomic scaffold, AgileGrace unplaced_scaffold61058, whole genome shotgun sequence, the genomic window ATGCCCAAAAAGTAGCCCACCGTGGATGACAGCACCACTCCAACGAGGACACCAAACACAATGCCTATGATGCCCCCTCCAGAGATGATGCTCCTGGAGTATGTGAGCAGGCCATCCGGTGTTTCTTGGGGGAAAGCAAGGGAATGgtgaagagaaggagggaaagaatgaatttgGAATTATCCCTCAAGACGCAAATCAAACTCCACTTCTGAGAAGATTTTCCTCCTGGACCCCAGACTAGAAGGTTCTCTCTcaaagtcaaaaaacatttttactagaAGAAACCCTGGGGGGGGGGCATATACTCAAACTGGGACCATGCCTCCTGGCTCTCAGTTCAATACTATTTCCACAGCACTGTGGTGACTATTGAACCCTCTGGCCCAAGGCAGCTCCAAAGAAAGATGGAACAAGGAGAAATCACAGCAAACAGGGCTCAGAAGAGATCTTTGAGGTCAACCAGCCCATTCCTTCTGCTTAAAAATGGGGACATAGAGGCCTAGAAACTGGAAATTattttgtccaaagtcacactggTATATTTGGAGGAATTTAGGCCCAGGTTCTCCAACTCCCAATCTACCATTCTTTCCATCATAGCAcatagcttagcacagtgcctagcacatagtaggcacttaataaatgttgactgattgagTGATTAATccaggatctcagtttcctcatctttaaaaggaaggaattggACTGAGTGACTTCCCCTTCCATCTGTACCTGTGACCCTGTCAGCTCCATGAACTCTAAGGCAAAGCATGGCATAAGAAGCACCTTAGAATTCCAGTTCTCTGGATTCTGCCATGGGGCTGGGAAACTGACAACAACTTTATCACTAAAGAATTAAAACTCTAAAAGATCCAAAGGacaaaggaaaaggggaagacaTGTGCAGTAGCTTGATAGAGCTGGCTTCCAAACCCATCTGAACCAATCCAACTGAAGAAACACTacataaggggcagctaggtagttcagtggattgagagccaggtcaagagataagaggtcctaggttcaaatctggcctcagatgccaaccctaggcaaatcactggACTCCAGTTCCCTAGCCTTTAtcacgcttctgccttggaactgggtcttagtatcaattctaaaacagtgtaagggtttaaaaaaaaaaaaagaaacattgcaTAACTCTCTACCAGGGTCCAGATTATGAATGGACTAGACTGAGTTGTACTGGAATGTtctaaatgttattaaaattgaATAGGATGGAATTAAATGGATTGGTTTAATCAGATTGGATTGGACTGGAATTAGATTGTATTTGATTTTACTATACCATATCTGGAATGgaatattcagtcatttttcagtcatgcctaatTCTCTATGACTTCATATAGGATttttctgccatttccttctctagctcattatagatgatgaaactgaggcaagcaggaataagtgacttgcccaagatcacacagctactaaatgtctgagactaactttgaactcaaatcttcttgactccaggtccaataaaCTGCCCACTGGATTAGATTATATTTGAATAGATTGAATTGAATTCGATTGAATTGGATTGGACCATTGCATCCTCTTTGAAGTATTCGTGGAAAACCATGATTAAGAATTCAATAAACTAAGAAAACTTACAAAGAAGTAATTGCTTTAGAGAAGAGATTAACCACATGTATGGAATCATAGACCCACGATTCACTGGCATATCAGAGACTACAGTTTTCTGATTTTGTATATCATctttgggcaactaggtggcacagtagattgagaCAAACAAACTCAgttttctgggcaagtcacttaaccatttgctcactttcctcatctgtaaaatgacctgggaaaatggcaaaccattatagTGTCTTTACCAGAAAAAATTctaattggggtcacaaagagttggccagGACCAAAAATGGCTGGACAGCATCTTACATCTCTCCCCCACTAGAATGAGTTACATGTtagctaatttatttattatttagctAATTTAGCTAAAGGAGACCTTTTTGTCTCCCTTAGCACTGAGCCTACTATTCAGCACACAGGAAGTTTTTAAGAGAAGATtgttgaaggaatgaatgaaggaatgaagcaCTGACTCCTCACCATAAACGTGGATGTTCAAATTGGTGGTACTGTGTTGGCCCGTGTAAGAATTAGTTGCATTGCAGGTGTATAACCCAGAGGCATTCTGGGAgatattgggaaggaagaggtGCTGGCCATGTGATTCGAGGACACCATCCATTATCCACATATACTCTGCAGGGGGGTTGGAGTCAGCAAAGCAGGAGAGGGTGAGGTTGGAGCCCACGATGAAGGTCGAATCCATAAAGTTTATGGTGGGCTTGTCAGGACCATCTGGGTAGACACAAGGGAAATCCCCATGGGATGGGActaaagggagaggggaaagggaaacacCCAGTCTCACAAGTGACCTGGGAAACAAGGCTCATGTCACAAAAAGTGATCCCCAAGAAAGCAATAAGTAAAGCCCATCCCTGTACCACCTACATCTAGCTGACACAAAAAAATAAGACCTAACAGCAGATCCCCTTGGCCCATCACCAAGAGGTGGCCAACAAGGAACACTGCAATATGACTTTTTATAAATGCACATTATTCACGCTAAGAAATGCCATTGGGTGTGGCTCAGGTTTAGAATGGTGTATTTCAGAGATGATAGAGCTCATAGAATCGTTTAACTGATAGGGATCTGATGTTCCTTTACAACATCTTGTCAAGTGGTGATCCAACTTTGGTTTAAAAGACCTTCACCGATGGGGACCTCGCTATGCCCCAAGGTCTATTACTACACTTTCCAATAGCTCTGGTTTCTGAATTTCTCCATATCGTCAAAATCTGCATTTCTACCACCCTctatgctcccctctcacccaatcccgccccccacacacaccttgTTCTGCCTCCTggggccaaacaaaacaagtcaaATCCTTGTTATGTCCCTTCAAACACTTGATGCTAGCAGTCATGTTTCCTCCGggagtcttttcttcttcaagcAAAATGGGGAATCATAAAGGATCCGAAAAGAACTCAAAGGCTTCATTTTTacacattaggaaactgaggctaaggaacTTGACTAAAGTCATAAAGTAGCTTAATGAAGAACCTCTAATTATAAGGCCAGTGCTCCATTCGCAGCACCACCTTGGAAAAGACTTTGGAGTTTATTCACTCAAATCCTGTCATTTTATGACTGGATATATTTCAAAAGAAGGACCATACAAGCGGCAACATGGATGTTGTGGGTACCGCAGGGGTCCTACCCCCTTACTTCCTGGCGTGGGATTGGTCTTTAACGGACCAATCCCGTGCTGGGGGAGACTACGCCCCCTACTTCCTGGCACCGGAAGAACCAATAAGGACTAATCCCGTGCTGGGGGGGAGGGACCACGCCTCCTGACATGGGATTGGTCCCGAGTGGACCAATCCCGTGCTAGTGGAGACTACGCCCCCCTACTTCCTGGCACCGGAAGGACCAATAAGGACCAATCCCGTGCTGGGGGGGAGGGACCACGCCTCCTGACATGGGATTGGTCCtgaatggaccaatcccgtgCTAGTGGAGACTACGCCCCCTACTTTCTGGCGCAGGAAGGGACCAATAAGGACCAATCCCGCTCCTCGGAGGAACTTTGAATCGAACTTGATTCAAAGTTTAGAGAGGGGTTCCTCCGGCTGCTTTTTCTtcaagaaagtttttaaaaagatcaaagagatagtttttcttttagcatccTCAGTGtcaagctagaaggaacctccaAGAAGGCCAGATCCAACCTTCTTAATTTGCAGAGCAGGAAGCTCAGACTCGGAAGGGGGAAGCGGGTTTTCCTAGGTCACAGGGCTGATAATCAGCAGAGGCAGGTTTTAGAACTAGCTCCTCTGTCTTCAAATCCAATATTCCTTCCATTTCCCAAAGGAAATGCCTCTCTACTGCAGGGGCATGACGGACATGACCTTAGGGACAAACCCTAGTGGGGAGACAGAAAGACTCACAGTCCACGTTCAAGGTGACGGGGTCGCTGACACTGGACACAGCCGAGTTGCTCGCCCCACACTGATAAAGGCCAGTGGCGTTCCTGGTGACACTATCCAGAGTGAGGGTCTGCTGGTCAGGGGACAGCTCCCACTGGCCGCCTTCAGGAAGCAGCTCACCATCCTTATACCAGTGGATGGCCACAGTGCTCCGTGGAGGGATGCAGGTCATCCTGACGGAGTCCTTGTTCTCCATCGGGGCTGAGTTATTGGCAGTGATGGTGGGCTGGGGCATGGTCCCTAGAAGGAAGACAGGGATTCTAGATTGGAAGAAATGAGGGGAGTTCCACAAAGTGCCTGTATACAGCAGAAAGTAGGAGGTCACTGTCACCCACCAGACCCCTCTCTGGAAGAGGCTGTCGAGGGTGGCTCATCTGACCTCTTCGCTGATTGTACAAATGGggaaatgaggcccagaaagggcAAGGGCTCTTCTGCTTCCTCATTAgcattcttgtgtgtgtgtgtgtgtgtgtgtgtgtgtgtgtgtgtgtgtgtgtgtgtataaaatgatCTCAGACCTGCTTCAGTCTGGAAAGTGAGGAAAGTACATCTGACAATGGTTCAAATGCattgga contains:
- the LOC123256572 gene encoding carcinoembryonic antigen-related cell adhesion molecule 5-like codes for the protein NLTRPNIMTNKSAPVENVDSVTLSCITPSKDATIQWYINKELFLGGSHQAELSPDQRSLTVPRVTRADGGPYQCEAKNPVSTSISTPFLLDVVYGPDPPTVTTLEPDAIFIGSQLNLSCFAASNPAAHYEWIFNGTTGPSGQQFSIPAVSLSNSGLYTCKASNALLGRHSTVDTQISVSGTMPQPTITANNSAPMENKDSVRMTCIPPRSTVAIHWYKDGELLPEGGQWELSPDQQTLTLDSVTRNATGLYQCGASNSAVSSVSDPVTLNVDYGPDKPTINFMDSTFIVGSNLTLSCFADSNPPAEYMWIMDGVLESHGQHLFLPNISQNASGLYTCNATNSYTGQHSTTNLNIHVYETPDGLLTYSRSIISGGGIIGIVFGVLVGVVLSSTVGYFLGIMRDQ